GCTGCCCGAATTGTCCGCTTTCATCTCAAGCGTCATTGTCGGCAACGATGCCCAGGAGAGCGAAATCGTCGGCGTCTACGACCGCTATCAGTTCTCTTCCATCTACAAGGGTTTCGTGCTGCGCTCCGCCCTTTGCATCTACCGGAACAGGGAGTTCCTGCAGCACTATTACGTCGAGCGCTTTCCGAGCTACGACGATCCCAAGAAGACCGAATATGTCTTCAAATATTACGGCTTCTGCTTTCCTGTCGCGGACCGCCTGTTCACCGCTGATTTCGAGGGCATCCAGCGCAACGAACTGACATTCGGCGTCTTCGCGCAGGTCCGGCGCAACTCGAAGAAGTTCATGTTCGGCATCGCAAGCGGCATTGCCGCGACTATGTTCCGTCAGCCTTACGCGACCAAGGTCGCGCTGCACTATCGCGGACCGGGGCTGCTGAAGCGCGAGCACCTCGAGACCATTACCGTGATGGATCGCAACGATCCTTCGATCCCGCGCGAGGCGTTGCAGTATCTCGGCGACGGTTCGGACATGATCCGCGTCGGCTGACGACAAAGGGCCTGTCGCCCTGCCACCCTCCACTCATGCAATCTGGCGCACTCTTCAGCGCAAGCCGCTTCGACCTGCTTCGCGCACGTGTGGCCTGCGAAATTGCACGATGGGCCGGAATTCCGGACTTTACCGTCCCGGAGTCGCCGGCCGGCCGGCATGCTGGAGCGAAGGCCTTCCGGCTGCGCCCGCGCTTTGCCGCGCCGGCTTTCCGCGCATGGAGATCGGCAAGATGGATACTGCGGATTACATCGTCGTCGGCGGCGGCTCGACCGGTTGCGTCATCGCCTCGCGCCTGTCCGAGGATGCCGACGTATCGGTCGTGCTGCTCGAGGAGGGGCCGCGTGATCGCAATCCCTACATCCATATTCCGGGAGCCTATTACAAGACGGCGCAGGGGCCGCTGCTGAAGCGCATGCCGTGGGAGCCGACTTCCGAGCAGGAGCGGAACGAGACGCCGACCATGGTGCAGGCAAGCGTGCTTGGCGGCGGCAGCTCCGTGAATGCGATGATCTACATCCGCGGCAATCCGCAGGACTATGCGAGCTGGGAAGAACTCGGAGCGGCGGGTTGGGGCTATGACGACGTGCTGCCCTATTTCCGTAAGGCAGAGGACAACAATCGCTTCTGCAACGAGGCTCATGCGGTCGACGGGCCGCTTGGCGTCTCGGACATCGACCACATCCACCCGCTGACGAGGGCCTGGCTGAAGGCATGCCAGCAGGCGGGCCTGCCATACAATCCGGACTTCAATTCCGGCAATCAGGCGGGGTGCGGCCTTTACCAGATCACTGCCCGCGACAACCGGCGCAGCAGCGCTGCCGTCGCCTACATAAAGCCCGCGCGCAAGCGGCGGAACCTCCGCGTCGCGACGGGCGCGCGCGCGACGCGGATCGTGATCGAGAAGGGCAGGGCGGTCGGCGTCGAATATGTGAGCGGAGGCAGGAGCCATATGCTGCGCGCCACCCGCGAAGTGATCCTTTCGGCGGGCGCGATCAATTCGCCCAAGCTGCTGATGCTGTCCGGCATCGGTGCCGCCGACGAACTGGCCGGGCATGGTATCAAGGCCGTGGCGGACCTTCGCGGCGTCGGGCGGAACCTGCAGGATCACATAGAAATTTCGCTGATCTATCAGCTGAACGGTCCGCACAGCTACGACAAGTACAAGAAGCTGCACTGGAAGGCGGCGGCCGGTCTCAACTATGCGCTCTTCAGGGGCGGCCCCGCCTCCTCCAACCTTATCGAGGGGGGCGCCTTCTGGTGGGGCAACAGGGGCGAGGTGACGCCCGACATGCAGTATATCTTCGTGGTCGGCGCGGGCATCGAAGAAGGAATCGAAGCCGTGCCGGGCGGCAATGGCTGCACGCTGAATCTCGGCCAGATCCGTCCGCGCTCGCGTGGCGAAGTACGGCTGGCGAGCAACGATCCCGCCGCCTTTCCCCGTATCGTCCCGCGCTATTTCAGTGACCCCTACGATCTGGAAACGGTGACAGACGGAGGCATGCTCGCCATGGAGATCATGGAACAGGCGCCGATCAGCCGCTATATCGAAAGACGCCACGTCCCCTTCGGCAAAACCATATCGCGCGCCGAATTCCGCGCTTTCTGCCAGAGGGATGCACATGCGGCGCTGCATCCATCCGGCACGTGCCGGATGGGATCGGACGAGATGGCGGTCGTCGATCCCGAACTGCGGGTGCGTGGGGTGGACGGGCTGCGGGTCGCGGATGCGTCGATCATGCCGACACTGATCTCTGGCAACCCGAACGCCGTGTGCATCATGATCGGCGAAAAAGTTTCCGATCAGATCAGGCGGCATCGCCGATAAAAGCGTTTGATTCGATAGCCCTGACAATCGCCGCGCCGATCGCGGCAGATGCAGCCTGGCCGCCGGCCCAGCCTTGTCTGTCCGAAGGCACTCGACCCGTCCGGCATTATTGAGCAAGATCAAGGCTGGCTCGACACATCCTCGACAGTATGCGGCCCGAATGTCTGACGTGCGCTTTGGCGAGTCGGATACGATGCTGGTTCGCGTAGCGTCGACGCCTTGAAGATTCGATCAGGACGGAAGGATTGCAGTTTGTTCCACGACCGTCATCGTTGCCGGTTGCCGCGAAGTGTCGGCCATGTCTGACCGGCTGAAAGCACTGTTCGGCAGCCGGTGGTTCTGGATACTGGCCGTTGTCGCGGTTGCCGTTCTCGGCTGGTATCTGACGCAGCGACTGGCCAAACCCGCCGTGCCCGAGGGGATCGCCTCCGGCAATGGCCGCATCGAGGCCGTGTCGATCGACATATCTGCGCGCACGGGCGGGCGGGTAAGGGACATCATCGTGCATGAGGGCGAGATGGTGTCGCTCGGACAGGTCCTCGCCCGGATGGATACGCAGCAGCTCGAAGCGCAACTGCGCGAGGCGCGTGCGCAGTTGCAGCGGGGCCGCATCGGCAGGGATGTCGCCGAAAGCGGCGTGGCGCAGGCCGAGGCCGAGCATTCCGCGGCACTTGCCGTCGCCGCCCAGCGGCAGACCGAGCTCGACGCGGCGGAGCGCAGGCTCGGACGCTCGGAGCAGCTCGCCCGCAACAACGCCATCTCGCAGCAGGTGCTGGACGACGACCGTTCCCGTGTCGACGGGGCACGCGCCGCGCTTGATGCCGCGCGGGCGCAAGTCGCTGCGGTCACCGCCGGGATCGCGACAGCCCGGGCGCAGATCATCGACGCGGAGGCCATCATCGAGGCGGCCGAGGCCACCATCGAGCGCATCCAGGCGGATATCGACGACAGCGCGCTCCGCTCGCCACGCGACGGACGGGTGCAGTATCTCGTGGCGCAGCCGGGCGAGGTCGTTGCCGGCGGCGGCCGGGTCCTCAACCTGATAGATCTCAACGACGTCTACATGACCTTCTTCCTGCCGACCATGGAGGCCGGCCGCGTCGCGATGGGCGCCGAAGCGCGCATCGTGCTGGATACCGCGCCGGGCGTCGTGGTCCCGGCGGAAGTGTCGTTCATCTCCGACGTCGCGCAGTTCACCCCGCGTACGGTGGAAACGACCGACGAGCGGCAGGGCCTGATGTTTCGCATTCGCGTGAGGGTGCCGATCGATCTCCTGCAACGGCACTCCGAATATGTGAAACCGGGCCTGCCGGGCGTCGCCTATGTCAGGATCGATCCGACGACGGAGTGGCCGGAGAGCCTGCGGACCGGACTGCTGGAATGAAGGGAGAGGTCCTAAACGATTCCAGGCCGTTCGCCGCGCGCGTCCGCAACGTCAGCCATGTTTTCAGGAAGACCCGCGCGCTCGATGACGTCACGCTCGACTTTCCGGCGGGCCGCATGCTCGGTCTCATCGGACCTGACGGAGTGGGGAAGTCGACGCTGCTTTCCATCATCGCCGGCGCGCGCAAGCTGCAGCATGGCGAGGTCGAGGCGCTGGGCGCCGACATGCGCGATCAGCGTCAACGCAGCAAGGTCGGCCCGCGCATCGCCTACATGCCGCAAGGTCTCGGCAAGAACCTCTATCCGACGCTTTCGGTGTTCGAGAATGTGGACTTCTTCGGCCGCCTTTTCGGCCATGCCCGCGACGAGCGCGAGCGGCGCATTCACGAACTGCTCGTCGCAACCGGTCTCGATCCCTTTCCCGACCGGCCCGCCGGAAAACTGTCTGGCGGCATGAAGCAGAAGCTCGGCCTCTGCTGCGCGCTGATCCACGATCCGGACCTCCTGATTCTCGATGAGCCGACCACCGGCGTCGATCCGCTAGCGCGACGCCAGTTCTGGGATCTGATCAATGCGATCCGCAAGAACCGGCCGGAAATGGGCGTCATCGTCGCCACCGCCTACATGGAAGAGGCGGCGGGCTTCGACTGGCTGGTCGCGATGGATGCAGGCCGCGTGCTTGCCACGGGCACGCCTAGCGAGCTTCTTGAACAGACCGGAGCGGCGTCCCTCGACGAGGCCTTCATTGCTTTGATGCCCGAGGAGAAGCGCCGGCAATATCGCGCCGTCGAGATCTTGCCGCGTCCCC
The window above is part of the Rhizobiaceae bacterium genome. Proteins encoded here:
- a CDS encoding HlyD family efflux transporter periplasmic adaptor subunit, with the translated sequence MSDRLKALFGSRWFWILAVVAVAVLGWYLTQRLAKPAVPEGIASGNGRIEAVSIDISARTGGRVRDIIVHEGEMVSLGQVLARMDTQQLEAQLREARAQLQRGRIGRDVAESGVAQAEAEHSAALAVAAQRQTELDAAERRLGRSEQLARNNAISQQVLDDDRSRVDGARAALDAARAQVAAVTAGIATARAQIIDAEAIIEAAEATIERIQADIDDSALRSPRDGRVQYLVAQPGEVVAGGGRVLNLIDLNDVYMTFFLPTMEAGRVAMGAEARIVLDTAPGVVVPAEVSFISDVAQFTPRTVETTDERQGLMFRIRVRVPIDLLQRHSEYVKPGLPGVAYVRIDPTTEWPESLRTGLLE
- a CDS encoding GMC family oxidoreductase N-terminal domain-containing protein; translation: MDTADYIVVGGGSTGCVIASRLSEDADVSVVLLEEGPRDRNPYIHIPGAYYKTAQGPLLKRMPWEPTSEQERNETPTMVQASVLGGGSSVNAMIYIRGNPQDYASWEELGAAGWGYDDVLPYFRKAEDNNRFCNEAHAVDGPLGVSDIDHIHPLTRAWLKACQQAGLPYNPDFNSGNQAGCGLYQITARDNRRSSAAVAYIKPARKRRNLRVATGARATRIVIEKGRAVGVEYVSGGRSHMLRATREVILSAGAINSPKLLMLSGIGAADELAGHGIKAVADLRGVGRNLQDHIEISLIYQLNGPHSYDKYKKLHWKAAAGLNYALFRGGPASSNLIEGGAFWWGNRGEVTPDMQYIFVVGAGIEEGIEAVPGGNGCTLNLGQIRPRSRGEVRLASNDPAAFPRIVPRYFSDPYDLETVTDGGMLAMEIMEQAPISRYIERRHVPFGKTISRAEFRAFCQRDAHAALHPSGTCRMGSDEMAVVDPELRVRGVDGLRVADASIMPTLISGNPNAVCIMIGEKVSDQIRRHRR
- a CDS encoding helix-turn-helix domain-containing protein; this translates as MDQHTGSNAAFAANLRTLCDQQGSIAGLCRKINVNRQQFNKYLSGAHVPSSSNLRMIANHFGLSVPILFSDPDEFRTLVDGNFFHAMTTAKQLPELSAFISSVIVGNDAQESEIVGVYDRYQFSSIYKGFVLRSALCIYRNREFLQHYYVERFPSYDDPKKTEYVFKYYGFCFPVADRLFTADFEGIQRNELTFGVFAQVRRNSKKFMFGIASGIAATMFRQPYATKVALHYRGPGLLKREHLETITVMDRNDPSIPREALQYLGDGSDMIRVG